One window of Mesorhizobium loti R88b genomic DNA carries:
- a CDS encoding DsbA family protein, translating to MNRPSFGKSLSRRNVLSSLAAIPAVALLAACSDSGEQAKAADVKPAEPATPAKPATPAAVQVPESQGNVDMAELLKPGALPDKQLGKDDAKVTIVEYASMTCPHCAHFAETTFPDLKKKYIDTGKARYILREFPFDPSAEAGFMLARCAKDNYFPMVDVLFAQQANWVGVSNTKDALLQISKLAGFTQESFEACLTDQKLLDDVRSVQKRGANEFKVDSTPTFFINGKTYKGAMSIEEMSAILDPLL from the coding sequence ATGAACCGTCCTTCGTTCGGCAAAAGTCTGTCTCGCAGAAACGTCCTGTCTTCGCTGGCTGCTATTCCGGCGGTGGCCCTGCTCGCAGCCTGCAGCGACTCCGGCGAACAGGCCAAGGCGGCGGATGTGAAGCCGGCGGAACCGGCCACTCCCGCCAAGCCGGCGACGCCGGCGGCCGTTCAGGTTCCCGAGTCTCAGGGCAACGTCGACATGGCCGAATTGCTGAAGCCGGGCGCGCTACCCGACAAGCAGCTCGGCAAGGATGACGCCAAGGTCACCATCGTCGAATACGCCTCGATGACCTGCCCGCACTGCGCGCATTTCGCCGAAACCACCTTCCCGGACCTGAAGAAGAAGTATATCGACACCGGCAAGGCGCGCTATATCCTGCGCGAATTCCCATTCGATCCGAGCGCGGAAGCCGGTTTCATGCTGGCGCGCTGCGCCAAGGACAACTATTTCCCGATGGTGGACGTGCTGTTTGCGCAGCAGGCGAACTGGGTTGGCGTGTCGAACACCAAGGATGCGCTGCTGCAAATCTCGAAGCTCGCCGGTTTTACACAGGAGTCCTTCGAGGCCTGCTTGACGGACCAGAAACTTCTGGACGATGTGAGATCGGTCCAGAAGCGCGGCGCCAATGAATTCAAGGTCGACTCGACACCGACCTTCTTCATCAACGGTAAGACCTACAAAGGGGCGATGTCGATTGAGGAAATGTCGGCCATCCTCGACCCTCTGCTCTGA